In the Scyliorhinus torazame isolate Kashiwa2021f chromosome 4, sScyTor2.1, whole genome shotgun sequence genome, one interval contains:
- the LOC140411329 gene encoding probable G-protein coupled receptor 139, with product MSSTPCPPWLRALRPWSGRLKEFMNRQVRQVNLVSILILSRGKCSLSTCTTRYLVAMATADLLVIITEIILNRIDDYYFPLNFLSITPVCSVCYVLLRIATDCSVWFTVAFTFDRFVVICCQKLKSKYCTKRTAAVVLAIIDILFTVKNIPIYFRFKPRRIIDNVPWMCLNKRSYFTDPVWIGFRKFEKVLTPLIPFALILLLNVLTVRHILVTSRVRKQLRGQSVGDNHSDPEMESRRKSMILLFSISCSFILLWFVYVLYFFDVNYLFDADSFYIFENVAYMLRNLSCCTNTLIYVLTQSNFREQLKSMLKYPVISIIKLINKQHI from the exons atgaGTTCCACTCCCTGCCCTCCATGGCTACGAGCATTGCGACCTTGGTCTGGGCGCCTCAAAGAGTTCATGAACCGCCAAGTGCGCCAAG TGAATTTGGTGTCAATTTTGATTCTTTCCCGTGGAAAGTGCagcctctccacctgcaccacaCGCTACTTGGTGGCTATGGCAACAGCGGatcttctggtcattatcactgagATCATACTAAACCGAATCGATGATTATTATTTCCCATTGAATTTCCTAAgtatcacccctgtgtgtagtgtttgcTACGTCCTGCTCCGTATagccacagactgttctgtctggttcactgtcgctttcacttttgatcgatttgtcgtcatttgttgtcagaagctgaaatctaaatattgcaccaagaGAACTGCAGCTGTGGTCCTAGCAATTATCGACATTCTGTTCACTGTGAAAAACATCCCCATCTACTTTCGATTTAAACCTCGAAGGATTATCGACAATGTACCTTGGATGTGTTTAAATAAGCGGAGCTATTTTACTGACCCTGTTTGGATTGGATTCAGAAAATTTGAAAAAGTTCTAACGCCACTGATACCATTCGCTTTAATTTTGCTGCTGAACgtactgacagtcagacacattttggtgACCAGCCGGGTCCGTAAGCAACTGAGAGGTCAGAGCGTGGGGGATAATCAcagtgacccggagatggagagcagaaggaagtcgatgattttactcttctccatatccTGCAGTTTCATCCTCCTGTGGtttgtttatgttttgtatttCTTTGATGTAAATTACCTCTTTGATGCAGATTCATTTTACATCTTTGAAAATGTTGCCTATATGCTGCGGaacttaagttgctgcacaaacaccctGATTTACGTCCTGACTCAGTCTAACTTCAGAGAGCAATTGAAGAGCATGCTGAAATACCCAGttatatcaattattaaattaattaataaacaACACATCTGA